TCAGCATGTTCATTGAAGCCTTGTTGAGCTTCACAAAGGTTCCACTGAAGATTTAACAAAGGCGAAGAAGCTGCAACACCTTTCGGACCTTTGGGTTCACACCACTGATACCTCTGATCCTGATGACAAACGGCAATTTGGGTTTTGCAGGTACATAGAAGTTGCCAGCTTTTCTGGCCATCCTAGCCATTCGAATTTCAGTTCTGTACATCTGCCTATATTCCTTGTGATAGTGCTTCACTTTTTCATAGATAAGCTTCCTCCTTGCCTTTTGAATCATCTTTTGGGCAAATTTCTTTCTCGGGCCTTTGATCTTCAGCTCTGGGAAATTCCTTCGCTTTTTAAGGGTTTCTGGCATAGCAAGaacctccttctttttctctctctttttttttttaagacggggtcttgctctgtctcccatgctggagtgcaatggtgcgatctcgactcaatgcaacctccccctcctgcattcaagcaattctcctgcctcagcctcctgagtagctgggatcacaggggctggccaccatgcccggctaattttgttttgaatttttagtagagacggggttttgtcatgttggccagcctggtcttgaactcctgacctcaggtgacctgcccacctcggcctcccaaagtgttgggattacaggtgtgagccactgcaccccggcccTCTCCTTCTTATCTACAACACTCTACATGAGGGTTCCAGCCAGAAAagaggctacttttttttttttgttttttttttgagagggagtctcgctctgtcgccaggctggagtacagtggagcagtcttggctcactgcaacctccacctcccgggttcaagcgattctcctgcctcagcctcccgagtagctaggactacaggcgcctgccaccacgcctagctaattttttgtatttttagtagagacggggtttctccatgttagccaggatggtctcaatctcctgatcttgtgatctgcccaccttggcctcccaaagtgctaggattacaggggtgagccaccacgcctggcctttttttttttagatggagtcttgttctgttgcccaggctggagtgcagtggcacgatctcagctcactgcaacctccacttcccgggttccagcaattcttctgcctcagcctcccaagtagctgggattgcaggcacatgccaccacgcccggctaatttttgtattttaagtagagacgggatttcaccatgttggccaggctggtctctaactcctgacctcaggtgatccacctgtcttgacttcccaaagtgctgggattacaggcatgagctgccgtgactggccttttatttttttgagacaaggtctcactctgttgcccaggctgaagtgcagtggctcgtgtccacccactgcagccttgacctcctgggctcaaacgattttcctcttagcctcccaagtagctgggaccataggtgtgtgccaccatgcccagtgaatttttgtatttttggtagagacgaggttttgtcatgttgcccggCTGGCcgtgaacttctgagctcaagtgatctgccagccttggcctccaaagtgctgggattacatgtgtgagccactgtgcccatccatatgtttaactttttgaggaaccatcaaACTGTTTACCACAGAGGCTGAACCATTtaacattcctaccagcaatgtataaggattctaatttctccacatccttgtaatcaaccaacttttaaaatttaaatctggctgggcacggtggctcaagcctgtaatcccagcacttttggaggctgaggtgggtggctcacttgaggtcacgagttagagaccagcttgggcaacatgacaaaacctcgtctctaccaaaaatacaaaattcatcgggcatggttgcacacacctatggtcccagctacttgggaggctgagaggaaaatcgtttgagcccaggaggtcaaggctgcagtaagccgacatcgagccactgcacttcagcctgggcaacagagtgacaccttgactcaaaaagataaaaggccagtcatggcggctcatgcctgttatcccagcactttgggaagtcaagacaggtggatcacctgaggtcaggagttcgagaccagcatggccaacatggtgaaaccccgtctctactacaaatacaaaaattagccgggtgtggtggcatgtgcctgtaatcccagctactcgggaggctgaggtgggtggatcacttgaggtcagaagttagagaccagcctgggcaacatgacaaaacctcatctctaccaaaaatacaaaaatttagtagagccccgtctctactaaacaataaaaaaaagaaaattagccaggcatggtggtgtgtgcctgcagtcctagctactcaggaggctgaggtgggactattgcttgaactgggaggtggaggttgcagtgagccaagatggtgccactgcactccagcctaggtgacagagatgagaccctgtctcaagaaaaaaaaaaaaatcttaagaaatgTCATACAAATTGTCCTAAATAGAAGATAATGATGAATTAAATACAAgtctatgacttttttttttttaagtttgtgtcTTGAGacctagacattttaaaaaactacactACACCATAAGGCACagagtgaatatttatttatcacaGAGGTCAAGCCGAAGCTCTAATTTTATAAATCCTGGAAAAGCTGGCCAGAAAAGTACagagacttgcccaaagtcaaagCTAAAGATGCTTCCAGAGgccaggagagaagaaaatgttttagtaGCACTCCATAACTGGACCCTCAAATCTACTCACTCCAAGCATCCCTTCAAGTTCCTGACCCCAAAGTAAGAatctcagtaagaaaaaaatagagatggtttCCAAATAGGAGGTAGGACACCATGAGTGGCATCGAGCAATAACTGCAACAGTCTGGCTAAAGATAGCTGCCACTTATGACATCTGAGCATGAaactagctaattttaaaatggccatTTAATACATGCATGTAAGAAATCTTGTATCCCCTaaatctatacaaataaaaaactataaatacaaataaaataaaatggccattaaaaaaacaaacaaacaaacaaaaaacaacctgtGGCTTCCAAATcccttatcttttcatttattcataaagATTTCTGGTCCCACCCATGTTCCAGGACAAGTTGTATCAATATACCCCAATCCTTTCTAACGCCCTGAGTTCTTTCTTCCACATATCTTCTAATTCGTGGTCTGGGAGGGAAAAGGGTAGTGGAGTTCTCAGGTGGATGACATCTCCAAAGGGGAGAGGACAAAGGCCTCTGGCTTGGCTTCCTGCTTCAGCACTCCAGTCAGCAGGAACTCAGGCGAGAGGAGGGGCAGCCCAACCCGTAGTGGAATGGAGCAATGAGGGAAGTCCTGAGGGCATGTGATCACAACTCTCTGAGGCTGGGGAAGACAGAGCAAAGGCAAAATCAGGTGAAAAAGAATCCTAGAAATGGGTTCAGGACCCACTAACCAGTCTTACCATCACTAAAATAATACCTCCTAATATGAAGCCAAGTGAAGCACACCGCATACTGTCTATGAAATACTCTtgctaggccgggcgcagtggctcatgcctgtaattacacagcactttgggaggctgaggcgggtggatcacgaggtcaggagatcaagaccacggtgaaaccctgtctctactaaaaatacaaaaaaaaaaaaaaaaaaaaattagccgggcgcgctgacgggtgcctgtcgtcccagctactcgggaggctggggcaggagaatggcgtgaaaacccaggaggcggagcttgcagtgagccgagatcgcgccactgcactccagcctgggctacagagcaagactccatctcaaaagaaaaaaaaaaagaaaaaaaaaaaagaaatactcttgctagaggccaggcacagtggctcacgcctataatcccagcactttgggaggccgaggtgggtggatcacgaggtcaagagatcgagaccatcctggccaacatggtgaaaccccgtctttagtaaaaataaaaaaattagctgggcgtggtggtgtgcgcctgtagtcccagctactcgggaggttgaggcaggagaacagcttgaacccgggagatggaggttgcagtgagccaagactgctccactgtactccagcctggcgacagagtgagactctctcaaaaaaaaaaaatacttttgctaGAAAGATGAACCTGAATTTATTCAAGCTTTTACAATTATCTGCAATTTCCAGGAAATATGGAGTACAGAGGAACAAGATAAATTATATGACAAGGAGGCAAACCCAAAATTCCAGACTGAGGAACATTCTAAAGGACAAGTGACCCAGCTTCTGCAGGAAATAGATGGCATAAAAAAAGCTGGGTGGGTTAAGGGATGCTCTAGAGTAAAGATAATTAAGAAGATAATAGGTGTGGCAGTATGTGGACCTTATTTGAATCCTGATTTGAACAACTGTATAGAGACATTTTTCAGACAATGGGAGAAATTTTATTAATGGAGTGTGAGCAAATGACCAATAAACTACTGTTAATTTTGCTTAGGATCAATAATGGCATTgtgattatgaaataaaatgtacgTATTTCTTAGAgatatatatttaagtatgtaggaagaaataatataatattggcagtttgctttaaaatatttcagcaaagaaagagaaaggaaaaaaagaaagaataaagaaaaataaaaagaaatgaaatacttcagcaaagaaaatcaaaggaaaaagccgggcgcggtggctcacgcctgtaatcccagcactttgagaggccgaggcgggcagatcatgacctcaggagatcaagaccatcctggctaacacagtgaaaccccatctctactaaaaatacaaaagaattagccgggcgtggtggcgggcacctgtagtcccagctactcgggaggctgaggcaggagaatggtgtgaacccaggaggcggagattgtagtgagccgagattgtgccactgcactccagcctgagagtgagactccatctcaaaaaaaaaaaaaaaaaaaaaaaaagaaaatcaaaggaaaaaagggaTAGATGGAGCAAATGTAGCATAATCTAAATTAAGCTGCTGCTGAATCTCGGTGATTGTTATATGGGGGTATCAGCAGATCTGTCCCCTCATTCCTATCCCTTTCTATACCATAGGTCTTTTCCCCCACCCTCTCACTACTTTATATTCCTTTCTGAAcctccatttttttccctccaatcTTTGCCATTCCAGCCACCTCTTTAACTGCCATTGCCACCTCACCCAGACCCAGAACATCCTAAGCATACCTTATAGGACCGAGGCATGCTGGGTAGGTATGTGCCTCCACAGCAGCTAATAATCTCTCCCATCTGAGGTGGTGGTGGCTGGACTCCAGGGGTCACATAGATCTCATAGCcctaagagaaagaaatgatggAGATGGTATTGTAGATTGGGAAGCACTGGAGGGAGGGCTGAAGCACAGGTTAAAAGATAGCCTCTCACCTCTAGCAGCCTTCGCTCCCGAGCCCTGCTCAGTGCGTCTTGAAGGCTAAAGCCAAAGTTCTTCTCTTGCTCAGGGTCGGTCACCACATATTCATCCGGGGGTAAGAAGAAACCAGCCTTGCGGGACTAAGGACGGCAGCAGTCAGCATCAAAGCTCAGCCCAGCCCCTCAATCAGCTCTGCTGCCTAGCATTTAGAGAGAGCTcacaaaatgtcttttaaatcaATGCAGGCTTCTGGCTCACCAATGCCCCTGTCTTCCTGTAACGCCTCTTCCCTTCCACCACTTTCTAGGGCACTATATGAGCAGTCTTGCCACTATATCGGTCTGTCATCATCCCTTGGCCTCTCACCTGATGCAGCCAGTCCAGGGACAGAATGGGGATTCCCCGCCCCAGGGCACACAGGAACTTGACTGTCCGGCGGATGCGATCAGTGACCAGGTGGGAAGCCTCTGCCGCTGAACCAGCCAGACTTCCCCCCAGTGCCAGCACAGCCCGCTCTCCCCGAGCATCCACCACTCCTGTGAAGAGCACCTGTGGAAGGGTTGACCTGAGGTGGTTACGGCAACCCATGCCATCAGCACCCATCTCTACAATCCTCTAGGTCTCCTTGCATCCTCCCCTCATCTCTGTCTCCCACAAAGTCCCATGCCTTTGTCTCTTACTTTGGGGGCTGTTGATTCTTGGTTAAGTTTGGTCCGTCGGAGGCTGCGGCTTGGTATTCTGTTGGGCTCCTCCTCTGcctggtctctctttctcttgcctggttttGGAGTCACGACATCCTGAGATTGAGAAAAATCTTGGTGGGAGTTTCAGAGCCCTGAAGTCATTTTTCCCAGCTTTGTGGTCCCAACCCTCTCCTCACCTCTTCCTTCCCTGGCTTCTCTGCAgtatcttcttcctcttccttgatAATCACTGTCTTCTGGGAGACTTCCCCTCTTTGGGGCTGTTTTTGATGTGGTGGTGAATCCATGGTAGCTAAAGACCTCTTGCGGCTTTGAGAGGCCTTAGGCTGGAGCTCCGGGGTGAACCTAGATCTACCTGCTGGTTCCACCTTTTGGATCTGGGAGGCATGAATTGGTGTCTCAAGAAGCTGGGGAGAGGCAGGCTCAGGAATGGCTGTAAGGGATTCAGCTGCTCTCACTGCTCCCCATCTTTGGTTCCTTGAGGCCTGGGATTTAGGTTCCAAGGGTGCAGAGCAAGGCTTATGGTCAATGGGAGCTGCGAGGGAGCCAGGGTTCCCAGCGGCTCTCTGCCTCTTGATGCAACTGGGTTGAGTAATAGGCTCAGGGGAAATAGGCTGGTCTGTGGTGACAGGAGATTGGAATTCAGGGGTGGTAGGAACCGGCATAGCTCTTACTGTGGAAGACCTCAGTGTTTTGCTCTGACCACCCTGAGCTATGGCCTCAGGGGTGACGGACTGGTCTGTGGGGGTAAAAGGCTCAAGATCAGAGGCTGCTGGTTCAACTGGTTTGGGAGTCTTGACAGAGGACCTATTTGTCTTTCTCCTAGTGGCCCTAGATGTGAGCTTGGGGGTGACAGGCTGGTCTGTGGAGGTGGTAGGATGGGGCTCAGGGGCTGTGGGGACAACTGGCTCAGGGGTCTTGACAGAGGACCTATTTGTCCTGCACCTAGTGGCCCGAGATGTGGGCTCAGGGGTGACAAGCTGGTTTCTGGAGGTGGAAGGCTGAAGCTCAGGGGCTATAGGGACAATTGATTCAGGGGTCTTGACAGAGGACCTATTTGTCCTGCCCCTAGTGGCCCGAGATGTGGGCTCAGGGGTGACAGGTTGGTCTGTGGAGGTGGAAGGCTGGAGCTCAGGGGCTGCGGGCACAACTGTTTCAGGGGTCTTGACAGAGGACCGATTTTTTCTTCCCCTAGTGGTCCGAGATGTGGGCTCAGAGGTGACAGGCTGGTCTGTGGAGGCGGAAGCCTGTAGCTCAGGGGCTGTGGGGACAACTGTTTCAGGAGTCTTGACAGAGGATCTATCTGTTCTTCCCCTAGTAGCCTGAGACGTAGGCTCAGGGGTAACAGGCTGGTCTGTGGAGGTGGAAGGCTGGAGCTCAGGGGCTGTGGGGACAACTGTTTCAGGGGTCTTCACAGAGGACCTATTTGTCCTGCCCCTGGTGGCCTGAGATGTGGGCTCAGGAGTGACAGGTTGGTCTGTGGAAGTGGAAGGCTCGAGCTTAGGGGCTGTGGGGACAAGTGTTTCAGGGGTCTTGCCAGAGGATCTATTTTTTCTTCCCCTAGTAGCCCGAGATGTGGGCTCAGGGGTGACAGGCTGCTCTGTGGAGGTGGAAGGTGGGAGCTCAGGGGCTATAGGGACAGTTGATTCAGGGTTCTTCACAGAGGACATATTTGTCCTGCTCCTAGTGGTCCGAGATGTGGGCTTAGGGGTGACAGGTTGGTCTGTGGAGGTGGAAATCTGGAGCTCAGGGGCTGTGGGGACAACTGTTTCAGGGGTCTTGACAGAGGACATATTTGTCCTGCTCCTAGTGGTCCGAGATGTGGGCTTGGGGGTGACAGGTCGGTCTGTGGAGGTGGAAGGCCGGAGCTCAGGGGCTGTGGGCACAACTGGTTCAGGGGTCTTGACAGAGGATCTATTTTTTCTTCCCCTAGTAGCCTGATATGTGGGCTCAGAAGTGACAGGCTGGTCTGTGGAGGTGGAAGGCTGGAGCTCAGGGGCTGTGGGGACAACTGGTTCAGGGGTCTTGACAGAGGATCTATTTTTTCTTCCCCTAGTAGCCTGAGAGGTGGGTTCAGAGGTGACAGGTCGGTCGGTGGAGGTGGAAGGCTGGAGCTCAAGGGCTGTGGGCACAACTGTTTCAGGGGTCTTGACAGAGGATCTACTTTTTCTTCCCCTAGTAACCTGAGATGTGGGCTCAGAGGTGACAGGCTGGTCTGTGGAGGTGGAAGGCTGGAGCTCAGGGGCTGTGGGGACAACTGGTTCAGGGGTCTTGACAGAGGACCTATTTGTCCTGCTCCTAGTGGCCTGAGATGTGGGCTTGGGAGTGACTGGCTGGGCTGTGGAGGTGGAAGGGTGGGGCTCAGGGGCAGCAGAGGTAGCTGGAAAGGGTGTCATTCTGGAGGACTTCCGAGTTCTAATTTTAGGCTTTGGGTGGAAAGGCTCCAGCTCTGAGGACAAGGGAGCCTCTGGAGCTTCCTGACTCCCATCTTGCCTGGTCTTACGAACGGTTGGCTTGATAGAAGGTAAAAGGGGAGAAAGAAGGGGCGGAGGTGCAAGATGTTTCTGGCTCTGAGAGTTAAGGGGCttttggggtggggctggggcttcAGGTACTGTAGGAGGCAGACAAGCATCTGGAGATTCCTGATCGCCCTAGGGAGAAACAGAAGCAAGTGagggggaggaggtggagaaaagagATAGAACTTGGATACTGTTCTTGATACTTGTTTATGGTTAGATAGGCTTACCAGATTtccaccgggcgtggtggctcacggctataatcccagcactttgggaggccgaggcgggcggatcacgaggtcaggagttcaagaccagcctggccaacatagtgaaaccccgtctctactaaaaatacaaaaaaaaaggccaggcatggtggctgatgcctgtaatcccagcactttgggaggccgaggcgggtggatcacaaggtcaggaaaccgagaccatcctggctaacacggtgaaaccccgtctctactaaaaaatacaaaaaattagccgggcgtggtggcgggcgcctgtagtcccagctacttggaaggctgaggcaggagaatggcgtgaactcgggaggcggagcttgcagtgagccgagatggtgccactgcactccagcctgggggacagagcaagactctgtctaaaaaaaaaaaaaaaaaaaaaaaaattagctaggtgtgttggcaggcgcctagtagtcccagctacctgggaggctgagggaggagagtcgcttgaacccgggaggcagaggttgcagtgagccaagattgcgccactgcactccagcctgggtgacagagtgagactgtctcaaaaaaaacaaaaaaatacacaaaaattagccgggtgacatgcgcctgtagtcccagctacttgggaggctgcggcaggaaaattgtttgaacccaagagacggaggttacagtaagctgagatcacgccactgcacactccagcctgggtgacagagacagactctgtctcaaaaaagaacaaaaacaaaaaatatgctcACTGGATTTTCCTTTCTGTCTATGATCTCTCCTCCATTAGACTGGGATCTACCTGGGAAGCTACCTTTTTCCCACAGACCTGTCTCCATAATGCTACTATAGTGTTCTCCACACGTGGATGATGGTAAGGAAAAGGATGGCTGgggcaaagaaagaagaaacacgAAGGGTCTTTCTTTTGAGTCAGGTAGGAGATACAACTTAGGAAACAGATATGGAAAACAACGGGTGCCGAGGATAAAGGAATAGAAGCCAATCAAGGCGtgacaaaaatggaagaaaactgaaTAATGAGAAAGGAATAGATTAAAGTGAGGCTAGGTGAAAGAGCATTGGAGAAGATATAGAGATGACTTGTGGAATAGGAGGTAGAAAAAGTAGCTCTCACCCTGGAAACCTTCTCAGCAGCTCTGATCCTGGAAGCCTTCTCAGCAGGTGGCATCTTGCAATTCAGGAGGCCTAGACAGAAAGTAAACACAAAGGTGGCTGAGTTCCAAGCAGCTGGTTGCCCAGGGGTTGATTATCACGAGGCCTGTGTATCACCTTGGGTTCCCCTCTGCCTTCACTTACCTTTCTGATGCCTCCTGGGGCTCACTGGGGATCCCCTTCCACCTGACTGGCTCCCAGAAGGTACGGGGGCTGAGGTAGGTCCCGGAAggtcccccgcccccaccccaggctCTGGTGTTGGGCTGGAGGCCTGCCCTTTCTGGTCCTGGCTCCCTCCCTCTGGCTCCCCTCTCTGTGTATCTCTCTCCAGGATCACTTTGGGCACCTTCTCTTCTAACTCGGCTGGATCGCACTCTCTGTTTGCTACTGGTCTCTCTACTTCTCTCTCAAATGCTTTGCTTGGAAGGGTCTGCTTCTGTACTTGTTTCTCTTGTATTTCCTCAGATGTCTCAATTTCTACCTTCAAACTCTCCCTATCTCTTTCAGGACTTGCACTTTCCCCATTTTTGTCAGATTCTTGTCTCTGGGTGTCTCTAGCTAACAACTGTTTTTGTTCTCTGTCCTGTTTCCCCTTGGTTAATTCTTCCTCTCCTGTCACATCTGTCTGTCTTTCTGGTAGCAgtttctcagtttctctctccaaTGGCCCTCTCTCAGGGCCCACCCTCTCTGCTGTTTCTTTTGGTATACCCATGACTTTATCCACAGTCTGCCTCCCTCTGCCTTGAATCCCCATTGGCTCTGTGTGAACTGGGCTCTCTGGATGTTGGTCTCCTGGTATTGCCCTAGGTGGAGACAGGCAAGGTCCATAGGCCTCAAGGTGCGTGTCAAAAGGCTGGGTCTCAGAGTCCTCAGACTCTCTCAGACAGAATGGCTGTGTAGCCAGGACCTCCCATGGTTCATCTAGGGTAcctggaaggggaggaaggaagagagagagagggagagggagagaaaagagggagaggaagagggaaagggaagTACAGGTTGACATAATAAATATGATGAGAAAGGATTTAGATAAACTCATGAATAATAAATCTGAACAGGTTATTAAAGGTAAGCTGGGAATAAGGGTGGTAGTTATAACATTTAACGTTTGTCTCAAAAAGGTCATAGccttaggcgggcatggtggctcagacatgtaatcccaggactttgggaggccaagacatgaggattgcttgaggccaggagtttgagactagcctggacaacatggcaaaaccccatctctacaaaaaatacaaaaaaattaggtgtggggACGGGGACCTGTagtcctgtagtctcagctacccgggaggctgaggtaggagaactacttgaaccccAAAGgtcaagactgtagtgagctgtgatcataccactgcacttcagcctgagtgacagagactctgtctcaaaaaaaaaaaaaaaaaaaaacccaagagaaaaagaaaaacatcatagCCTAATATGAGTTCCCTGAATAGTCTCtcatcataccactgcattccagcctgagtgacagagaccctgtctcaaaaaaagaaagaaagaaagaaagaaagaaaaacatcatagCCTAATAAGAGAGTTCCCTgaatagtctctctctctcaagacagtttcactctgtcacccaggctggagtgcagtggcatgatgttggctcactgcaactcccaactgctgggctcaggagatcctcccacctcagcctcccaagtagctgggactacggcatGTGCCAaagtgcccggctaattttttgtatttgttgtagagatggggtttggtcttgaactcttagactcaagtgatccacccacattggtctcccaaagtgctgggattacaggtgtgagccaccatgcttggctggaatttccttctttttaaaggctgaatagtattccactgtgtatatataccacattttcttttttcttcattgacacataataattgtacatatttatggggtacctgtGCTATTTTGACTCATGCATACAATGTACAATGATAAAACCAAGATAATTGGGATATCCactatctcaaacatttatcatttctttgtcttgGAAACATATCaaatctcttctagctattttgaaatacacaataaattattaactatagtaacACTACTGTGGAactgaacactagaacttattcattcAATCTGACTGgatttttgtattcattaaccaaCCTCTTTATGCATTCTGTCCCTCTACCCTTCCTAGcctttggtaaccaccattctactctctacttccatgagatccatgtttttagctcccacatgagtgagcatacaatatttgcctttctgtgctgacttatttcacttaacataatgtcctcagggttcatccatgttgctgcagatgacaggatttcattctcttCTGTTGCTGAATACtgttccactgtgtatatatacacattttcttttttttttagattgagtcttgctctgtcacccagtttggagtgcagtggcatgacctcagctcactgcaacctctgcgtcttaggcagcaatcctcccatcttagcctcccgagtagctaagactacaggtgcatgccaccatgcccagctaaattttgtattttgagccactgcacccagcctatatacacattttctttttttttattattagagatgaagtctcactctgttgcccatgttggagtgcagtggtgtgaccttggctcactgcaacctctgcctccggggttcaaatgagtctcctgcttcagtctcccgagtagctgggactacaggcacctgccaccatgcccagctaatttttgtatttttagtagagacagggtttcaccatgttggccaggctggtctcaaactcctgacctcatgtgatccacccacttcggcttcccaaagtgctgggattacaggcatgaggcactgtgcccggcctacattttcttttctttcgtttttttgagacagagtttcactcttgttgcccaggccagagtgcgatggcacaatctcagctcactgcaacctctgcctcctgggttcaagggattctcctgactcagtctcctgagt
This DNA window, taken from Homo sapiens chromosome 6 genomic scaffold, GRCh38.p14 alternate locus group ALT_REF_LOCI_5 HSCHR6_MHC_MCF_CTG1, encodes the following:
- the MDC1 gene encoding mediator of DNA damage checkpoint protein 1, with translation MEDTQAIDWDVEEEEETEQSSESLRCNVEPVGRLHIFSGAHGPEKDFPLHLGKNVVGRMPDCSVALPFPSISKQHAEIEILAWDKAPILRDCGSLNGTQILRPPKVLSPGVSHRLRDQELILFADLLCQYHRLDVSLPFVSRGPLTVEETPRVQGETQPQRLLLAEDSEEEVDFLSERRMVKKSRTTSSSVIVPESDEEGHSPVLGGLGPPFAFNLNSDTDVEEGQQPATEEASSAARRGATVEAKQSEAEVVTEIQLEKDQPLVKERDNDTKVKRGAGNGVVPAGVILERSQPPGEDSDTDVDDDSRPPGRPAEVHLERAQPFGFIDSDTDAEEERIPATPVVIPMKKRKIFHGVGTRGPGAPGLAHLQESQAGSDTDVEEGKAPQAVPLEKSQASMVINSDTDDEEEVSAALTLAHLKESQPAIWNRDAEEDMPQRVVLLQRSQTTTERDSDTDVEEEELPVENREAVLKDHTKIRALVRAHSEKDQPPFGDSDDSVEADKSSPGIHLERSQASTTVDINTQVEKEVPPGSAIIHIKKHQVSVEGTNQTDVKAVGGPAKLLVVSLEEAWPLHGDCETDAEEGTSLTASVVADVRKSQLPAEGDAGAEWAAAVLKQERAHEVGAQGGPPVAQVEQDLPISRENLTDLVVDTDTLGESTQPQREGAQVPTGREREQHVGGTKDSEDNYGDSEDLDLQATQCFLENQGLEAVQSMEDEPTQAFMLTPPQELGPSHCSFQTTGTLDEPWEVLATQPFCLRESEDSETQPFDTHLEAYGPCLSPPRAIPGDQHPESPVHTEPMGIQGRGRQTVDKVMGIPKETAERVGPERGPLERETEKLLPERQTDVTGEEELTKGKQDREQKQLLARDTQRQESDKNGESASPERDRESLKVEIETSEEIQEKQVQKQTLPSKAFEREVERPVANRECDPAELEEKVPKVILERDTQRGEPEGGSQDQKGQASSPTPEPGVGAGDLPGPTSAPVPSGSQSGGRGSPVSPRRHQKGLLNCKMPPAEKASRIRAAEKVSRGDQESPDACLPPTVPEAPAPPQKPLNSQSQKHLAPPPLLSPLLPSIKPTVRKTRQDGSQEAPEAPLSSELEPFHPKPKIRTRKSSRMTPFPATSAAPEPHPSTSTAQPVTPKPTSQATRSRTNRSSVKTPEPVVPTAPELQPSTSTDQPVTSEPTSQVTRGRKSRSSVKTPETVVPTALELQPSTSTDRPVTSEPTSQATRGRKNRSSVKTPEPVVPTAPELQPSTSTDQPVTSEPTYQATRGRKNRSSVKTPEPVVPTAPELRPSTSTDRPVTPKPTSRTTRSRTNMSSVKTPETVVPTAPELQISTSTDQPVTPKPTSRTTRSRTNMSSVKNPESTVPIAPELPPSTSTEQPVTPEPTSRATRGRKNRSSGKTPETLVPTAPKLEPSTSTDQPVTPEPTSQATRGRTNRSSVKTPETVVPTAPELQPSTSTDQPVTPEPTSQATRGRTDRSSVKTPETVVPTAPELQASASTDQPVTSEPTSRTTRGRKNRSSVKTPETVVPAAPELQPSTSTDQPVTPEPTSRATRGRTNRSSVKTPESIVPIAPELQPSTSRNQLVTPEPTSRATRCRTNRSSVKTPEPVVPTAPEPHPTTSTDQPVTPKLTSRATRRKTNRSSVKTPKPVEPAASDLEPFTPTDQSVTPEAIAQGGQSKTLRSSTVRAMPVPTTPEFQSPVTTDQPISPEPITQPSCIKRQRAAGNPGSLAAPIDHKPCSAPLEPKSQASRNQRWGAVRAAESLTAIPEPASPQLLETPIHASQIQKVEPAGRSRFTPELQPKASQSRKRSLATMDSPPHQKQPQRGEVSQKTVIIKEEEEDTAEKPGKEEDVVTPKPGKRKRDQAEEEPNRIPSRSLRRTKLNQESTAPKVLFTGVVDARGERAVLALGGSLAGSAAEASHLVTDRIRRTVKFLCALGRGIPILSLDWLHQSRKAGFFLPPDEYVVTDPEQEKNFGFSLQDALSRARERRLLEGYEIYVTPGVQPPPPQMGEIISCCGGTYLPSMPRSYKPQRVVITCPQDFPHCSIPLRVGLPLLSPEFLLTGVLKQEAKPEAFVLSPLEMSST